atgaaatctttggaaaaaaaattctctgtattttcatttaaaaaaaatccccagaacgataatttttcaatacattttcaaaaatactacttgaagtgagaatgagtagtgggctgCACTTAAACATTAATCGGGCTGCAAAGTATCCTGCAGCTCATAAAGTTAAACATTCTTTGGCTAGAATGACCCTGGACCTCCGGTGATTACGgcactgtatatataaatgtatataaattatttaactgcaatatcttcaattttgaattgtttCCAGTTCGGACTTGGTTGACGAAGAATAAATCTCATAGCAGTAACATCATGAAGAGGTACAAGACTCTCTGAGGCTGTGATAACTATGGTGTCCTGAGAACCGGTCTCAGTATGAGGATTTGGCATTAGAATCTTATCATATGCACTCACAACCCAATCCGTGATGAGTGTAGAGGAAGTGTCAATTTTTAAGGAGTCCATGCATTCTGAGATTGATTTtcctaaaagaaaaatagtcaaTTGGAGATAAGAGTTGATACAAGAAATATTAAACTACTACTACAAAATTGTTGTTCAGAGCAATTCAAATCTATTTAGGTACAAGTGAAACCCTTTTATTTAAGCATCAGGTAGATGGtaaatttaaggaatttttttatataggggTGGTCCATTAGAATCTCAAcactatgaattttaaacttgaacaagatataatttattatttaacaatagaatttcaacaaaattaatactataaattgatgtgtgactgagctcttttaatcattaatgaagcgGCAATGATGTCTTCGAGGTGGGGAAGTGAAGGTGGACCCACTGCAAATgcagtcctctgtcatggcgtcccagttttggctgacagtggctttgagggcctcggcgTTTGGATGACtgacactacaggccttccaCTTGACATATCCAAAAAAGGTATAGTGGAGGGGGTTGGAATCAGGGTTATAGGAGgccaaaaaaaaagagtcttgcaatggaggagatggggAGAGTCTCTCCACCTGACCAAGGTCAggtctttttgttttttaattaacttttggaGAAATGAATAAggaggagaaaaataaattgtattatcgATAAATAGGAGTTTCTGCTTTAGATAAATACTTGTGTGATATTACctaatttatttgatgtaatcttcttaattttgtaaaatatattggtCCATAgttgttataaatttaaaaaaaaaaatacttatacatatattacaaacaAATGTCATACGCCTCTATTGAGACCCCATTTGTACCCTCAAGCGCGTTGGTCATGAACAGGAACAAGTGGTAgtcaatattttaaaggaagGTTTCGTGATATATTAAAGGACAATGAACAAACTGAGAACGTGACCATGAATCAATTtccatgtatttatattttggtatatttttgctaattttatttcaaggtattatttttatgactttggTAGTCACATGGTTCTTATTTCTCATGGTTGTTCGTACAACTCGTAGCAGAGTTTAATTAACAGCTCTTTGTCCAAATTTGTGTAAATAGCATGTAGCCATAGTTTGATGATTAAATAtagacataattaaaaatacgtcttatttatatatctccCATAATTTGGATCATGGTCATATGTATTGTTTATGTCTGTAATTATAAAGGTAGTCCACATTAGATTACGTCATTTACCgagtttttcattaaaatcagaacactttgaattttaagcttcaacctgatataatttatttattaataatagaatttcaacgaaattaatactataaatagaatGATGTCTGAGATCTGAGTATCGTTAATGAAGGGGATCTTAGCGGCAGTGATAGCTTCTAGGCGACGGCGGAATGTCTGCCACtcactgcggatgtagtcctctgacATTGAGTTCAATTACACGGTGACAGTGGCTTTCAGGGCTTCTGTATTTGGATGATAGAGACTGCAGAACTTCCCCTCCACATGTACCCAAATGGTGTAGTCGAGGAAGTTGACTTAAGGCTGTACAGTGCCTAAAGTAtcgaaaaagagttcaaaagtacTCAAAGTAGTCTGAAAACGGAAAAAGGGGTTTATTCTATTGATAGAAGTGACCTTTCCATCCTCAGAAGGATATATCCTCCGACTTTTTTGTTAGCTCTCTGTACAGTTTTGTGTGAAACACCAAAATCCCTTGAATGGGCATTAATGTACTTGAGGGGATTGTCCTGTGCAGTTTTCTATAACACCTCTAGGTATGTTTATCCTTTTAGATtaagtccttcttcctctccaacgtttcggacttgctgaaggTGTAGAatgtggtcttggagacgcccaatttAAACTAGTCcgagaatggaaattcgtcgttcacgttcaagtgtcattttctcaacttgtacgtaatcTTGAgagttcaagttttttttgttttgtaattaattgtttatgttcaataaattgaaatatgaattaatttccatcGCTCAATCTTAATTAGTCAGTGTGCCGATTTTAACCTACCACCAAGTCCAATAACAAT
The Lepeophtheirus salmonis chromosome 10, UVic_Lsal_1.4, whole genome shotgun sequence DNA segment above includes these coding regions:
- the LOC121125511 gene encoding nicolin-1 — encoded protein: MDSLKIDTSSTLITDWVVSAYDKILMPNPHTETGSQDTIVITASESLVPLHDVTAMRFILRQPSPNWKQFKIEDIAVYRDSVRAHHLPESKLNCHSNHGNNLEISDLELLRRNTATALRAVGYYDRHVEDLKDGEQELPEYEILGFQFSF